A region from the Bactrocera neohumeralis isolate Rockhampton unplaced genomic scaffold, APGP_CSIRO_Bneo_wtdbg2-racon-allhic-juicebox.fasta_v2 ctg2629, whole genome shotgun sequence genome encodes:
- the LOC126766837 gene encoding histone H2B yields the protein MPPKTSGKAAKKAGKAQKNITKNDKKKKRKRKESYAIYIYKVLKQVHPDTGISSKAMSIMNSFVNDIFERIAAEASRLAHYNKRSTITSREIQTAVRLLLPGELAKHAVSEGTKAVTKYTSSK from the coding sequence ATGCCTCCTAAAACTAGTGGAAAAGCAGCAAAGAAGGCTGGTAAggcccaaaaaaatattactaaaaacgACAAGAAGAAGAAGCGCAAGAGGAAGGAAAGTTATgctatttacatttataaagtGTTGAAGCAAGTACATCCTGATACTGGTATTTCATCAAAAGCCATGAGTATCATGAACAGTtttgtaaatgatatttttgagCGTATCGCTGCCGAAGCATCGCGTTTAGCTCATTACAATAAACGTTCAACTATCACTAGTCGCGAAATCCAAACTGCTGTACGTTTACTTTTGCCTGGTGAATTAGCCAAACATGCTGTGAGCGAAGGTACCAAAGCTGTCACTAAATACACAAGTTCCAAGTAA